DNA sequence from the Pempheris klunzingeri isolate RE-2024b chromosome 9, fPemKlu1.hap1, whole genome shotgun sequence genome:
AGTCTCGGAGTGAGCTTGATGGTCCCCATGAAGACGAAAAACAAACCCAAAGCAAAGGAGAGGGCCACGATGGTTATTGTCCTTGGTGAGGCCATGTTTCACCGCCACCGTGCGTGTAACAGGCGCTTCCCACTGAACTGGATGGGAGTCGGAGGGTTTCCCGGTGAAGATGCACCAGGGGGATGGGCTTGTGGATCAACGACGAAAGATGGCGACGCACTGGTCCCGTCTGTGCTCCGCATCCAGGGCCAGGAGGACCCAACTGTGCGCTCCCATTACCAATCACTCATTGATAACAAGAGCTTTGCAGTGTTGCTGATAACTACAACAGAACATCTCTGGAGGGGTAACATGGGGAGCCCAAAAGCTGGAGACTGACTCAGTGTTGAGGTGTTTGGGATAAGAGCCCCCTAACGCTCAGTATGAACTGATTTGAGATCAGCCTTAAAGAAATACTTTTTTGGAAAGTAAGCTTATTTGCTTTATTGCAGAGAGTTAGCTTCCATACCACGGGGCTgccaggaagtcactgcaccatGGAAAGAAATAGTGCCACACATAACTCCATGAAATCATAAACTGATGATTTGAAACAGTTATTTTATATGGATTAGACAAATTAAGTATAACATGTTTGTTAagagagctttagaggtgttggttggtgttttcagtctttattctAAGtaaagctaaccagctgctggtggtAGTTATATTAACCATCAACCCGCTCATCTAGGCCTAACTAGTGATGATTATTATCTGTTTTTGAAGAGGGCCCCAGTGTCAGAGTCTAGTTTTATAACTTTCATTATTCAGTGTTTGTAAGCTACTTTGCATATTTCTGAATTGATTTGTTTAATGTAATTACCACACAGCAAGTAGGGCCAGGTGGTGCTCCATCATGGAAAAAGTTGTCCATGACCACGGGGGTAACAAGGACCCAGCAACTAATTTTTTGCCCTCGGTGTCCCCAAGCAGATTCATTTTGCAATGGGGAAAAGTTTTCCTTATGACAGATTTTATTCCCAATCGTGGCAATCAGTCTGCAGTTTTGTAGATTTCAATAAACCACCATTAAAAACCAGCATAGGGTACAGTGAAGTGTAAGTCTGCAATATGTAGAAATGTGAACATAGCCTGGGTTAGACATTTGATGGCCCCGATCAAGGTGGTGTTTGTGCTTGTAAAGCAAATGTAAATTTGGACAATAGTCATTCTTAATCTAAATGAATGAAGCCCTGTTTTATGTTATAGTGCTATAGTCAAAGAAATCTGTAGTTTCCAAAAGATACACATCAGAAATATAATGTAGAAATATAGGTTCATGTAggaatatttaaatgttattgcAAGAATTTCAGTGACTCAAAATTCACTGCTGAGTAATGGAGTCATGATCACTCAACAAACCACAGAGTTTTGTCTGTACTTAACTCAAGCCATTTTTGTCATTGCTAAAGTCAAGTATAGTACAGTCAGTATTAATAAAACTGAACAACTGCCAAACCCAGAGGCTGCAGCATTAAGACTCATATCTGTTGTGCCATCTGGGAAATACAGTGTCTCCAGATACAGGGAGTGAATTGGGGACTGTGGTAGTATGTACTAACTCAAAATGTCTTTGAGTTAGTACATTGCATGGAAAAAGGTGGAAAACAACAGAACCCAGCGTATTTGGATATACATTCAGACAAACATTTCTTCATTTACTGTCTGAGTTAGACTTTTAAATCTGACATACTTTGTTTACTGTTGTAAACAAATACCATATGCCATGCAAGtagtgtcaaaatgtttattttacaatttCTTATATCTGATCATCGCTTTAACAGTGTCCTACACTCTGCCTAGTGCAGAGCTCGTTTCTGAAAAATGCTCAAATAATcgtaaaaaacaaacaaaagaaggaTACAGTTCAAAAATCATGTTTCTTTCACAATCAAAACAGCATAGATTTATACAAACAAAATCTCCTCTCCATTTTGGCCAAATACACACTTTTATCTTCaacttttaaaaagatgttattgatatatttatctttaatttcttattttatttcatgttattattgttactatCATGACTAAGCAGACCTGCCCTTCACTACACACTGGGATTTGCAGTTTCACAGAGAAGGCTCAGGGTTCAGGTCCGAAGTGATCGTCTATAGTAGATGATAAAGACACATCAGTCTGTGTCTCCCCTACTAAGTGTAAAAAAATGTGGTGTCAGAGTTTGTGTGGGGATGTAGTGTGACTGTGCACTACTGCTTGTGGACCACATCCTCACAGGTTTCACAgtcactgtccctgttcctgaCGTTCCTTCAGAGCCAGTATCGCTTTTCTGTAAAGATCTATCGGGAGACAAGGTCATCTTTTTAAAACCAGTCTTCACTGTATCATTTCAGAGTCCAAAGTGTTATTGTATTTGATTTGGAGATGGAAGAAGTAGGTGAGGCTCACCAAAAGTTGCAGACAGGTCCACGGGTTGAGAGTAAGCTGCAGGCATCTCCTCTGTGTTGATCTTGTTCTTCCTTTTCACTTTGacaactttcttcttcttcttcttttcccctTTAACTGGGCAgaagataaaagaaatattaGATTTCCACTGTTAAACAGATAATCACTAAAAGATATATAGTTAATCAATACCTTTAAGTGTCTTCTCATCATTGTCAGGTGATTCATGCGTGTCCAGAGTCTCTTCTTTCACCTTCGTTTTGCGTTtcggttttctttttttcggGGGTATCAGGGCACTGCTGGCTTTCTCTCTGTGACCGGGGTTTTCTTGCTCTCCCTCATTACCGTcaccgtcctcttcctcctgttcatgcacttcctcttgatCTTTTTCACCTTCCTTCACCTTAAccgccttcttcttcttcttcgtcttcagCTTCTCTTTCAGAGTCGTTTCCTGTGAATCAAAGACCGGTGAGTTTAATTTGCCATTTATTGAAACATGAattcattacaatatatatttgtgtgtgtgtgtgtgtgtgtatatatagatatcTATATATCACAATtttgacaaagaaaatacaaaaataaggCAACAAAGGACACAAACATGATAGACTGTTTGAAGACGTCACCTTGCGCTCTGACACAGATGGAGATTTGGAATTTATGGCTCTTGAATTGGACTACATTAGAAAGAGTttacaggtgtacctaataaagtggctaCTGAGTAAAGGTTTAAAAAGGATGCAAGATATTTTCCTAACCTTTTGCAGCATGTTTCGAATGGGTTGCAGCTTCCCTTCACTCTTGggctttttctctttgtcttttggTCGATGAACCTGGTGAAGATCTGACTTACTGGATCTCATTCTGCGTTAAAAACATTTAACGTGAAAGGTTGATCTGTACAATATTTATGTGTAAATGAAAGCACTGAATGTTAAGTCCTCTCTTACCGTTCCCCTTTGGGTTTTTTGCGaactttctctgttttccagttctttttcctctctcttggTTCCAGGGGCCTCTTGCTGTCCTGGGCTACACGAGTACACAGCTCGGGGTAATCCAGACAAACAGCTCGTAGCAACCAGCGAAGGCCTCGTAGAGTCTTCCTGTCCGACCAGCGTCGCAGGTCCATTAAGGCTGAACAAGGCTCCTGAGTTGGAAGGGACAaaggtctgtctctgcctgcctgcatcTCTACAATCCTGTGCTTCTCTGCTGTTTCAACAAGAGATGTTGTTGATGAATTTTAAAACAACACTTACAATATGGCAAAGAGAGCGGCTCTGGTTGACCAGCTTCTCCAGTGATAGAATCTCAATCAGCTCACTTCCCAGCAAAGCGTTcattttgtcctgtttgtttgcCAACCTGCAAAGAAATGGTTTGAACACAGGCCACAGTTACCTAGTGAGAagatatttcagtattttctctcttcagccACCTGAGGGCGCTGTGTGAACTGCACATGATACTGTGTCACacttgtatgtatttgtgtatgaaTTTGAATATAATTACACTAATATTGGTTTTCCTGCCACTCTTGGCTGTCTCAGCAGGTCTGCAAGAACCTCTTTGACCTCCTTTATCCTCTGCCTGTCACCAGAGTCCACCACAAAGATGATCCCATGTGCCTCCCCATAGATGTCCCTCCAGGCTCCTCTCGACTCTGCTGATCCTCCCACATCCAACAAGCTGACCAGGTAGTTCTCCACTCTGAGCTCATTTCGGATGCAACCCTGGGTGGGTCCTGCTTCCACTCCATGGGggactgaagaggacagaaAGTAAAACACAGGTAGATAAattgttgtgtttcttctttaAGCGCTTGGAGAGATTCATCAGGTTTAAAGTTACTGTTAAATTACCTCTTAACATCCCTCTGATGGAGgatgtttttcctgctttgtcaAGACCAACCACCAGAATGGTCactttcctgtaaagaagtATTTGCGTTACATAAATCACTTACAGGACCAGCATCGAGCTTTAACTGATGTAAATATAAGTAGCAACTGGAAACCAGGGGGCATGAATGAACTGTACATGACATGCAAATTCATATTGTAGAAAACTGTAATCATGATTTGTCTAgttctctgttctctgcacAGAATGCTTTTGTTTGTATTCTAAGTTGAGTAATTTTCAGATCACTTCctcaacagaaaacagagaaacatctgCACCCacaatggttttattttgttgaatatGGAGAATCAAGGTGGTGGTTATGGCTCAACTTTGTGATTGTGCtgatttttgcattattttatcTTTCTGGAGGGACTATGTTTTgccaaatgcagcacacacatcacCAATCAAGCTCTTTGTACATTTCACTGTGCGTTTGTACCTGATTGGCTCCTGTATTTTGGAGACCCAGGTGCAGCAGTTGCTCATCAGGTTGAACATGTTTAATTGAGGTGAGAAAGGTGTGCACAGTGGCCACCATCTTCTCTGGAACTGGTACCTGCAGACAGATGGTCAACctcagtatacacacacacacatacacacataaatatatggCCGGTTGGTTAAGACACTGGCGGTCATGGCCAGGTCCAACACAAAGATGCTTTGAGTCTCCTGTGGGCTAAGGAGACTGTTACAGATGGCCGGGCATCCAGGCGATGCTTTGACTGCCAAGTGTGTCTCTCTGCCCCCACAGGATCTAAAATTAGCTGTTATCAAGCACTCTTCACCTCACTTTAATTTCAAATCAGCAGTCTGCAGACAGTCTCgctacaaacacaaatattttcttgATATCCTCTATGGTCCTGATGATGAGTGAGCCCAGTAAAAGCCTTCAGCTATAGGTACAATGTCTACACGTAGTCCTCCTGAGTcttttaatacacacacacagcaggtgtgtgtgtctgaagtcgTCGGGCcatatgctaaaaaaaaaacactggcagaTCTTTCAGTCCTTTGTCCAGTACATCTGTTGAGGCTCCGTAATCTGCTAAAGCCAGTTTAGAATGTCCTGCTTTTACACCGCTGTTAACAAGCTGACCCACATGCGTTTGTTTCTGTAGAGGACGGTGTTGTCACCATGTCTGCTACAGTGTGACTTAGGAGAATGTTTTGCTCAGGCATCTGAAATTTCAGCATTTTAGGCATTTAGAGGAAGTTAGTATAATCGTATCAAcaccagtttttatttttattttatttttttcatttattttaaactgtttataaatgggttgttttattttagttttcataCGTTTCAGTGATAGTTGTAggttttttaattataatatgGGAGGTATTTGTCAGTGGTAGAGTACGATACAAACAACTGACTCCCAACTGTCGTGTAGACGTGATCTTAGTCTCAGTAAACACATGCACCAGTGCCTCCTCATGCTTGTTTTGTTGACAAATTTGACGAAATTgacaaagactaaaactaaagacatttcctgtatatatatttttttcatatttcattttgttttgtatgtacACAATATAATTTCAGTTAGCTTTTTTCTAAGGCCTAgtctttacttttatttgaattaactaaaatgttttttcacacctaGTTTTAGTTTCTTGGTTAGTTGTAGTTACCTACCTACCTTGAGTACATGTGTTGTGAGCTTTATGAAAGTTTATATGTAAAAGATGTATATGTTAGTACTATGtgtagaaaaaaacaacaacattaaatgtatatttaaatatgtgtctgtggaaaacaaaacattattttgtaaGTTATatcattttaagcattttgCTTAATTTGACAAATACTAGAGTAATACTAGTTCCCTTGAATGTTTGGTTCTGATCCATACTTtagaaatatatacagtatatgttaatataataaataaagaatacatGAAATTAGAAACTGCAGCACAACgaataaaattgtaaaaaatgtgcattaaaaatAGCAATAAGCAGTAATGATAGTCATGAGAAACCTGTTGATGTAAACAATATACCTACATTAAGTCAACAATACATTACTTCTGTGTTTCTAACTAATGAAAATACTctgttttaattaatatttccaTAATAacttcacacagaaaatcaGCAAACAGAACACATGGGTGATAAAAAGCAGTGAATCagtgaattaaaacaaagcGTTTCAAATTTAATGAGCACTAAACTACTAGTACCTGATACCACTGAATGACTAAATCACATGTAATAGGTGTAAAGTTTAGAAAGGTTCACTAAGCTACGAGAAATCTGAAGAATACTCACAGAAGTAAATCTATGTCCATGCATTTGTTTAGGTGCTCGTCTCTACTAACATCTTGTACCCACCAGCCACAAAACTAATCAGGCTCACACTAAGCCTTTGGTCACCCTATGTGGGAGGTACAACCTGGGAAATGTTGTATTGGCAGTTCAACCAATCCCAGAGTCCTCTGAGCACAGCGCTAATCCCACTGGATGGCGTGGTTCTTCTTCAACTTTACCAAAGATGCATGTATCCGTCCAGGAGATCTAAATGTGTCTCATGGGGTGATCTGTGACGTGCATGATCTGCTTTTCCCGTTGAAGTCTGGAAGTGGTCGCATGCAGATCTTTGAACTGATTTAGGTGACACAGCTTAGTCACTCAGGGAGATAATGACATCATAAATATGATGACGGCCAGGTGG
Encoded proteins:
- the arl13a gene encoding ADP-ribosylation factor-like protein 13A yields the protein MDIDLLLYQFQRRWWPLCTPFSPQLNMFNLMSNCCTWVSKIQEPIRKVTILVVGLDKAGKTSSIRGMLRVPHGVEAGPTQGCIRNELRVENYLVSLLDVGGSAESRGAWRDIYGEAHGIIFVVDSGDRQRIKEVKEVLADLLRQPRVAGKPILVLANKQDKMNALLGSELIEILSLEKLVNQSRSLCHIEPCSALMDLRRWSDRKTLRGLRWLLRAVCLDYPELCTRVAQDSKRPLEPRERKKNWKTEKVRKKPKGERMRSSKSDLHQVHRPKDKEKKPKSEGKLQPIRNMLQKETTLKEKLKTKKKKKAVKVKEGEKDQEEVHEQEEEDGDGNEGEQENPGHREKASSALIPPKKRKPKRKTKVKEETLDTHESPDNDEKTLKVKGEKKKKKKVVKVKRKNKINTEEMPAAYSQPVDLSATFDLYRKAILALKERQEQGQ